In a single window of the Cryptococcus neoformans var. neoformans JEC21 chromosome 11 sequence genome:
- a CDS encoding delta DNA polymerase, putative: MAIQEPITKKRKLDISSQKELEPQPSFTEVLEQLVAEEDAAGDSIETSAAWPRPPVPPFDAKKDTISFQQIEIEESADPKHGPTLRLFGVNKSGNSVLAHVYGFKPYFYVAAPSGFLNKDLQPLADKINSSISALGPCVTNCAIFNRRSLWGYRGDDTVPFIKITVSDPKNLSKVKGAFERGQIDFNGLFPPEILTYESNIAYTMRFMIDTKIVGMNWVSIPGGRYDLLEGGSKKSQCQIEISCNYKDLISHPPENEWLDIAPLRVLSFDIECAGRKGIFPEANVDPVIQIAAMVTRHGESKPFIRNVFTLNTCAHIVGSQVLEFKDERQLLLEWRKFVDTVDPDMIIGYNISNFDLPYLLDRAKALKIPDFAFLGRLRNVRTEVKETHFSSKAYGQRDSKAVNMEGRLQLDILQVMQRDYKLRSYTLNAVCAQFLGEQKEDVHHSIITELQNGTADSRRRLAVYCLKDAYLPQRLMDKLMCFVNYTEMARVTGVPFNYLLSRGQQIKVISQLYRNAADAGYVIPALKSEGSDEQYEGATVIEPSKGFYDVPIATLDFASLYPSIMMAHNLCYTTLLDKGTIERLKLVEGEDYVHTPNNDFFATSKRRKGLLPHILENLLAARKRAKQDLKVEKDPFKRAVLDGRQLALKVSANSVYGFTGATVGKLPCLAISSSVTAYGRQMIELTKKEVEAEYSMKNGYDHDAKIVYGDTDSVMVRFGCPDLPTAMRLGAEAADLVSGKFIKPIKLEFEKVYFPYLLISKKRYAGLYWTRPEKYDKMDTKGIETVRRDNCRLVSTVIETCLFKMLIDRDVKGAEDYVKDTIADLLQNKIDMSQLVITKALAKADYAAKQAHVELVERMRKRDAGSAPSLGDRVAYVIVKGVKGAAAYEKSEDPLYVLEHNVPIDTRYYLENQLSKPLMRIFEPILGEKANSLLHGDHTRTIQIATPTIGGLMKFAVKTVTCMGCRTPLRGKNESAVCVNCRPKLPELYQKQVAQTSALQIDFARLWTQCQRCQGSLHQDVICTSADCPIFYRRTARQKEVASSVAQLDRFEKETGW, translated from the exons ATGGCCATACAAGAACCCATtacaaagaagagaaagctCGATATCTCATCACAGAAGGAGCTTGAGCCGCAACCAAGTTTTACCGAAGTTTTAGAACAGCTTGTGGCCGAAGAGGATGCGGCAGGAG ATAGCATAGAGACGTCTGCGGCGTGGCCTCGACCGCCAGTCCCGCCATTTGATGCCAAGAAGGACACGATCT CTTTTCAGCAGATCGAAATCGAAGAGTCAGCTGATCCCAAGCATGGACCAACGCTACGGCTATTTGGAGTCAACAAAAGCGGTAATTCAGTTTTGGCGCATGTATATGGGTTCAAGCCATATTTCTACGTTGCAGCCCCTAGCGGTTTCCTCAACAAAGACCTTCAACCTCTGGCCGATAAGATCAAT TCTTCTATATCTGCGCTGGGTCCTTGTGTGACTAACTGTGCTATCTTCAACCGGCGGTCTCTATGGGGTTATCGAGGAGACGACACCGTACCGTTCATTAAGATCACCGTATCTGATCCCAAGAACCTATCGAAAGTTAAAG GTGCCTTTGAGCGTGGACAGATAGATTTCAATGGTCTTTTCCCTCCTGAAATTCTCACCTATGAGAGCAACATTGCATACACCATGCGTTTCATGATCGATACGAAA ATTGTGGGGATGAATTGGGTCAGCATTCCCGGTGGACGGTATGATCTgctggaaggaggaagtaAAAAATCACAGTGCCAAATTGAAATCTCATGCAA ctATAAGGACTTGatttctcatcctcctgAAAATGAATGGCTGGATATTGCACCTCTTCGTGTTCTCAGTTTTGACATCGAATGTGCTGGCCGCAAAGGCATATTCCCAGAAGCAAATGTGGACCCCGTCATTCAAATCGCCGCGATGGTAACCCGTCACG GGGAATCAAAGCCTTTCATTCGAAACGTATTCACCCTCAACACGTGTGCTCATATCGTCGGATCTCAAGTGCTCGAATTCAAAGACGAAagacagcttcttcttgaatGGCGCAAGTTTGTAGATACGGTTGATCCTGATATGATTATCGGATATAACATTTCTAATTTCGATCTGCCCTATCTTCTTGATCGTGCCAAAGCTTTGAAGATCCCGGACTTTGCCTTTTTGGGTCGACTGCGAA ATGTCAGAACCGAAGTCAAGGAAACCCACTTTTCTTCAAAAGCTTACGGTCAGCGAGATTCCAAAGCTGTTAATATGGAAGGTCGACTTCAGCTTGATATTTTGCAAGTGATGCAACGGGACTACAAGCTTCGAAGCTATACTCTCAACGCCGTTTGTGCACAATTCCTAGGTgaacagaaggaagatgtcCATCATTCCATCATTACGGAGCTCCAAAATGGTACTGCGGATTCTCGGAGGCGTCTGGCTGTTTACTGTTTAAAG GATGCCTATCTTCCACAACGTCTGATGGACAAGTTGATGTGTTTTGTCAACTACACCGAAATGGCACGTGTCACAGGCGTTCCTTTCAACTATCTCCTGTCCAGAGGTCAGCAAATCAAGGTTATCTCTCAGCTTTACCGAAATGCCGCGGATGCCGGCTATGTTATCCCTGCTCTCAAAAGCGAAGGCTCCGATGAGCAGTATGAAGGTGCTACTGTCATTGAACCCAGTAAAGGTTTCTACGACGTGCCCATTGCCACTCTGGATTTCGCGTCACTGTATCCCTCAATCATGATGGCCCATAATTTGTGTTATACAACATTATTGGATAAGGGTACTATTGAAAGGCTGAAGCTCGTCGAAGGAGAAGACTATGTGCATACACCCAACAATG ACTTTTTTGCAACATCCAAACGTCGAAAGGGACTTCTACCTCACATTCTCGAAAATCTTCTGGCTGCCCGAAAGCGAGCCAAGCAAGATCTCAAAGTTGAGAAAGATCCTTTCAAGCGAGCCGTGTTGGACGGTCGACAACTTGCTTTGAAGGTGAGCGCCAACTCGGTCTACGGTTTCACCGGTGCCACCGTCGGGAAACTTCCCTGCCTTGCAATTTCCTCAAGTGTTACTGCCTACGGTCGACAGATGATCGAGCtcaccaagaaggaagtcgAGGCAGAGTACTCCATGAAAAACGGTTATGACCATGATGCCAAAATCGTCTATGGTGATACTGATTCTGTAATGGTGCGATTTGGGTGCCCAGATCTGCCAACAGCGATGAGACTAG GTGCCGAGGCTGCCGATCTCGTATCCGGCAAATTTATCAAACCCATCAAGCTCGAATTCGAAAAGGTCTACTTTCCTTACCTACTTATCAGCAAAAAGCGTTACGCCGGCCTCTATTGGACTCGGCCAGAGAAATACGACAAAATGGATACGAAGGGTATTGAG ACTGTCCGACGAGACAACTGTCGTTTGGTGTCCACGGTCATCGAAACTTGTCTCTTCAAGATGCTTATTGATCGAGATGTTAAGGGTGCTGAGGA CTATGTCAAGGACACTATCGCCGATCTTTTACAAAACAAGATTGACATGTCTCAGCTCGTGATCACCAAAGCCCTTGCCAAAGCTGACTATGCCGCCAAACAAGCACACGTTGAATTAGtagagaggatgaggaagcgtGACGCTGGTTCGGCTCCTAGTTTGGGTGATCGAGTGGCCTATGTCATTGTCAAAGGCGTTAAAGGCGCTGCAGCGTACGAAAAGTCTGAAGATCCTCTGTATGTTTTGGAACACAATGTTCCCATTGACACCCGATATTATCTGGAAAACCAACTTTCAAAGCCATTGATGAGGATTTTCGAGCCTATCCTTGGTGAGAAAGCCAATAGCTTGC TTCACGGTGATCATACAAGAACAATCCAGATTGCCACACCTACCATTGGCGGGTTGATGAAGTTTGCGGTCAAAACGGTGACGTGTATGGGCTGTAGAACCCCTCTTCGAGGCAAGAACG AGAGTGCCGTTTGCGTTAACTGTCGACCAAAGCTTCCAGAATTGTACCAAAAGCAAGTTGCTCAAACCTCAGCATTGCAAATCGACTTTGCGCGATTATGGACACAATGCCAGAGATGTCAGGGCTCACTACATCAA GACGTTATTTGCACCTCTGCCGATTGTCCCATCTTCTATCGTAGAACAGCTAGACAGAAAGAGGTCGCCTCATCAGTAGCTCAGCTTGACCGTTTCGAAAAGGAAACTGGTTGGTAA
- a CDS encoding expressed protein, which translates to MEHTTDIEAGPSKLAASQTLQKKPRKSALSTPVINDNGDDSGPTSAKAISGPATGGQGDEEEEGEERMDFKLIQSFADKIQLLPTADSVDGLTSRPQVIIPRRGEKDFEPLQETVNLQEMMLEKSRQALFNALIGVRGGHNNSISHALLTPKKPFPRVLVVHGHLLDTMGITVRTPPPAGSKGKGKTSLELLPEEALYLLERGSLQIWIGRDPETDEEIEAGVGEWCDEEYGVKGAIEMSVMEGFGAFIGREGLTWERYQAYSYLKRLGYNVQRSRQFIPEYFLTAPLVQLDEQDPRLPPFNTWWLNIPKWIAEFFKAFVRGVQRVAGSMASVGLGLRLTRDPFKGTLLNGWRGSSYNSLFSYLRVVPAGHDKPLSPRPAPPPSDDIYAPLVHNPYIPFWHIWKPMTPWSKRNWDKGSEEGLRTQRPDYFAAVIQARITPLPTIHQLEEIYAMLPDEPKGPIKRYGPQYQRPPRAQASKPHIQTPTQIPSRLQSLLERMGWKQQAKTKPQAPNVNVGALRNGDRGFIVGVNDSGNNAWIRFGRTDFSQTPAI; encoded by the exons ATGGAACACACCACAGACATAGAGGCGGGTCCGAGCAAGCTGGCGGCTTCTCAGACTCTCCAGAAGAAACCAAGAAAATCCGCCCTTTCAACTCCTGTAATCAATGACAATGGTGACGACTCTGGACCCACCTCTGCAAAAGCTATTTCGGGCCCTGCAACGGGTGGACAaggagacgaagaggaggagggtgaagagaggatggattTTAAACTTATTCAGAGCTTTGCCGA TAAAATTCAACTCTTGCCTACGGCCGACAGCGTGGATGGCTTGACATCTCGACCGCAAGTCATCATTCCCAGACGTGGAGAAAAGGACTTTGAGCCTCTACAGGAGACTGTCAATCTACaagagatgatgttggAAAAGAGCCGACAAGCATTGTTCAACGCTCTCATTGGTGTGCGTGGAGGTCACAA TAACTCTATATCCCATGCCCTCTTGACACCCAAGAAGCCATTTCCTCGAGTGCTAGTTGTTCATGGACATTTGCTGGACACTATGGGTATCACTGTTCGGACTCCTCCCCCGGCCGGTtccaaaggcaaaggaaaaacTAGTCTTGAACTCTTACCCGAAGAGGCTCTCTACCTGCTAGAACGTGGATCGCTGCAAATATGGATAGGAAGGGACCCCGAAACTGATGAGGAAATTGAAGCAGGCGTTGGAGAATGGTGCGATGAAGAGTATGGGGTCAAGGGCGCTATTGAGATGAGCGTTATGGAAGGTTTTGGGGCATTCATCGGCCGAGAAGGATTGACTTGGGAGCGTTACCAG GCCTATTCGTATCTTAAACGTCTTGGCTACAATGTCCAAAGGTCCCGTCAGTTCATCCCAGAATACTTCTTAACGGCACCCTTAGTGCAGCTTGATGAACAAGATCCCCGGTTGCCGCCCTTCAATACCTGGTGGTTAAATATTCCCAAGTGGATCGCAGAGTTCTTTAAGGCGTTTGTTAGAGGTGTGCAACGTGTGGCTGGAAGCATGGCAAGCGTTGGTTTGGGGTTACGCTTGACGAGGGATCCGTTCAAGGGTACTCTGTTGAACGGCTGGAGGGGTTCAAGTTACA ACTCGTTATTCTCCTATCTGCGCGTTGTTCCTGCCGGTCACGACAAACCACTCTCGCCTCGCCCagcccctcctccctctgACGATATCTACGCTCCTCTCGTCCACAACCCTTACATCCCATTCTGGCATATCTGGAAGCCCATGACCCCTTGGTCAAAGAGGAATTGGGATAAGGGTAGCGAGGAAGGGCTCAGAACCCAGAGACCTGATTATTTTGCAGCTGTCATCCA GGCGAGGATCACGCCTCTGCCCACTATTCATCAACTTGAAGAAATTTACGCTATGCTGCCCGATGAACCCAAAGGTCCAATCAAGCGATACGGTCCCCAATACCAGCGCCCTCCTCGCGCCCAAGCGTCAAAGCCCCATATACAGACCCCCACTCAGATTCCTTCTCGTTTACAATCGCTCTTAGAGCGTATGGGTTGGAAGCAGCAGGCGAAAACAAAGCCACAGGCCCCTAATGTCAACGTTGGAGCGCTCCGTAATGGCGATAGAGGATTCATTGTGGGTGTCAATGATTCAGGTAATAATGCTTGGATTCGTTTCGGAAGAACAGACTTTTCGCAGACTCCAGCAATCTAG
- a CDS encoding homoaconitate hydratase, putative, which produces MVAIPRLARLSVPAWALSARGRFYATVSTPQTLVEKIVQKYAVGLSEGVKVRAGDYVMIKPEHVMTHDNTGPVISKFLSLSCSKLDNPRQPVFALDHDVQNQSETNQKKYKKIQAFAKEHGVDFYPAGRGIGHQIIVEEGYAWPGKMVVASDSHSNHYGGVGCLGTAIVRTDAAGIWATGKFWWQIPRIVSVSLDGRLSPGVTGKDVIVALAGLFNKDEVLNAAIEFTGSGVEHLSIDERLTIANMTTEWGAVAGVFPVDDKLKEWYQGILRKAELRKFISPTVPSTVGAKVHPRLNAARLDDAMTNRVVADPGAHYAARLSLDLSTLVPHVSGPNSVKVATALPKLLDPPIPINKAYLVSCTNSRASDIASAAQVLRGKKVAPGVEFYIAAASSRVQEDAEAAGDWQTLIDAGAKTLPAGCGPCIGLGVGLLEKGEVGISATNRNYKGRMGSPDAIAYLASPAVVAASAAKGVICGPESMDLSQLPQYEQPKFSIIEEGAAGEEKPVEVDEASLEPLLEGFPAYFEGPLLFAPQDNLTTDGMYPGKYTYQDDITPERQAEVVMENYDPTFAATARELRTALPTASSPSTLPGAILLSGYNFGTGSSREQAATAIKNAGIPLVICGSFGDIFKRNSINNGLILIESPSLIKDMTERFAKDGVRNKGGKDGKLTVVPEGWRIKVDSQRGLVTVNMGEEEEKTYPAAKVGRSVQELWVNGGLEGFIRASL; this is translated from the exons ATGGTCGCAATCCCACGACTCGCAAGGCTCTCAGTCCCAGCATGGGCTCTTAGTGCAAGAGGCAGGTTCTACGCAACAGTCTCCACCCCCCAGACGCTCGTCGAAAAGATCGTCCAAAAGTACGCGGTCGGTCTCTCAGAGGGTGTCAAAGTTCGTGCCGGGGACTATGTCATGATCAAGCCAGAGCATGT GATGACCCATGACAACACTGGTCCTGTCATTTCCAagtttctctctctctcctgtTCCAAGCTCGACAACCCTAGACAACCCGTTTTTGCCCTTGATCACGACGTGCAAAACCAGTCTGAAACCAACCAGAAGAAGTACAAGAAGATTCAGGCTTTTGCCAAGGAGCATGGTGTTGACTTTTACCCTGCTGGTCGAGGTATTGGTCACCAGATCATCGTCGAGGAGGGTTACGCCTGGCcagggaagatggtggtTGCAAGTGATAGTCATTCTAACCACTACGGTGGTGTCGGATGTTTGGGTACTGCGATTGTCAGAACTGATGCCGC TGGCATCTGGGCTACAGGCAAGTTCTGGTGGCAAATCCCTCGAATTGTCTCCGTTTCTCTCGACGGCCGATTGTCTCCTGGTGTGACTGGCAAGGACGTTATCGTTGCTCTCGCTGGTCTTTTCAACAAGGACGAAGTCCTCAATGCCGCTATCGAATTTACCGGTTCTGGTGTCGAGCACTTGTCCATTGACGAACGTCTCACTATTGCCAACATGACTACCGAATGGGGAGCTGTTGCTGGTGTATTCCCTGTTGACGACAAGCTCAAAGAGTGGTACCAAGGCATCCTCCGAAAGGCGGAATTACGGAAGTTCATCAGCCCCACCGTCCCTTCCACAGTCGGCGCTAAGGTCCACCCTCGTCTCAATGCCGCCCGTCTCGACGACGCTATGACCAACAGGGTCGTTGCTGACCCTGGAGCCCACTATGCAGCTCGCCTTTCCCTCGACCTTTCCACTCTCGTTCCTCATGTCTCAGGTCCCAACTCTGTTAAGGTTGCCACCGCTCTCCCTAAGCTTCTCGACCCTCCCATCCCTATCAACAAGGCGTATCTTGTCTCATGTACCAACTCTCGAGCGTCTGACATTGCCTCTGCCGCTCAAGTTCTgcgaggaaagaaggttgcTCCTGGCGTTGAATTTTACATCGCCGCCGCCTCTAGCCGAGTCCAGGAAGATGCCGAAGCTGCCGGTGATTGGCAGACTTTGATTGACGCAGGTGCCAAAACTCTCCCTGCAGGTTGCGGCCCTTGTATCGGTCTTGGTGTCGGTCTCCTTGAGAAGGGTGAAGTGGGTATCAGTGCCACCAACAGAAACTATAAAGGTCGTATGGGTAGCCCCGATGCTATCGCCTACCTTGCCTCCCCTGCTGTCGTCGCTGCCTCTGCTGCCAAGGGTGTCATTTGCGGCCCCGAGTCTATGGACCTCAGCCAACTTCCCCAGTATGAACAGCCAAAGTTTTCTATCATCGAGGAAGGTGCTGCTGGTGAGGAGAAGCCTGTTGAGGTTGACGAGGCTTCCCTTGAGCCCTTGCTCGAAGGTTTCCCTGCCTACTTTGAGGGTCCACTTCTTTTTGCCCCTCAAGATAACTTGACAACCGATGGAATGTATCCTGGAAAGTACACATACCAGGATGACATCACCCCTGAGCGACAAGCCGAAGTTGTCATGG AAAACTATGACCCCACTTTTGCTGCTACCGCCCGCGAACTCCGTACCGCCCTCCCCactgcttcttccccctccactcttcccggcgccatccttctttctggTTACAACTTTGGTACCGGTTCATCCCGTGAACAAGCTGCTACTGCCATCAAGAACGCCGGTATCCCTCTCGTTATCTGCGGTTCTTTCGGTGACATTTTCAAGAGAAACTCCATCAACAACGGTCTAATTCTTATCGAATCTCCTAGCTTGATCAAGGACATGACGGAGAGATTCGCCAAGGACGGAGTAAGGAACAAGGGTGGCAAGGATGGCAAATTGACTGTCGTCCCTGAGGGCTGGAGAATCAAGGTGGACTCTCAAAGAGGGTTGGTGACCGTTAACATgggtgaggaagaggagaagaccTATCCTGCGGCCAAGGTTGGTAGGAGTGTGCAAGAATTATGGGTCAACGGCGGTTTGGAGGGTTTCATTAGGGCTTCATTATAG
- a CDS encoding fork head homolog XFD-2, putative, with product MSRPTSSDSQHSGSMSSHNVIQNDITHENSFMTTPTSASYQTQVYYADPYAHASFQQYQSGAYGGEMREHMITPYGGHQVAQGRIAMPMHGQPLHRSPNGAYEEFEFTPFVPEEETTPYLQVPERYHAMVQSPSTTMGQFTHPLSPVDQMTMDQQHHFRQSNSLGSQPQQFIVQTGRPQRPKLQTSQSMIVSTRPSTQTSMQRPGMTRHASLRGTTRPDSPYVAGDVFDHVPGHLEESPIYQPIPPQDPSWELSAFEPNYANGQGISPARALGPAPPQPQRFSPRHDELMVTPQANKIAYSEHPPSSAISTAASTSSSFSVTMKHQRREFDSSDDEQEGRTRKPLPSRTVKTRQEEKLPPPPLPLPTRPPKASSARAPVKPAKVAEDPGVEGVPPGPRSHERPGPSFACIIGQAILSCKAGGLSLEHIYRYVETAYPYFKSGDNAWRNSVRHNLSIHKMFETIPRTEKFPPGKGGIWIIHEDEKCHWPAQDKFIKNFPPGHPHHDVCRQTLHERQKEKDAMEKAAREGRVYVPKKGKKRRKQMLKEELEAEVAKRLVMGNSGAVTSEQKVEEEKEQTPEPVEQETISEEPVVTEPEARPAPEPEPTAETEGASKPQTKKNTPMPPPAAKLGKWALPPPPVDPKGKRKQAESEDDPLFSTSKRVRMAEPLAPIHPFPQETVPGKAEKYDASFVTPERERPIPNGSKLLSSASDFKTPALVQSSSSPGSPPMPATVTRPTHHPSSLQQAWTHDDMSQTPPRDSSPARPMLDAAFDLKPKSLRTKQVAQEDEFPHSHTHLASPPHPRGPPKTPVTRSSAAADKTQTPRLHHRKTPSMSTVTPVVFRDSPGLPPPTSSALLSTPMWEIGGCLDRLKDHFAPSPTSSIHPIRSPAPPTSPTRYAMMLMDTGSSPRKGKSAS from the exons ATGTCGCGTCCTACGAGCTCGGACTCTCAACATTCTGGCAGCATGTCCTCCCATAATGTCATTCAGAATGACAT CACCCATGAAAATAGCTTCATGACAACTCCCACGTCCGCATCTTATCAAACTCAAGTCTATTATGCCGACCCTTACGCGCACGCGTCATTCCAACAGTACCAATCGGGCGCGTATGGTGGAGAGATGCGGGAGCATATGATCACGCCGTACGGTGGACATCAGGTGGCTCAAGGAAGGATTGCGATGCCGATGCACGGCCAGCCGTTGCATCGCTCGCCCAATGGCGCGTACGAGGAGTTTGAGTTCACGCCCTTTGTgccagaagaggagacCACACCGTATCTGCAGGTACCTGAGAGGTATCACGCCATGGTCCAGTCGCCCAGCACGACTATGGGCCAATTCACCCATCCGCTGTCACCTGTTGACCAGATGACAATGGACCAACAACATCATTTTCGGCAAAGTAACTCGTTGGgctctcaacctcaacagTTCATCGTTCAAACCGGCCGCCCACAACGACCCAAGCTCCAGACTAGCCAATCTATGATCGTATCCACGCGACCCAGTACCCAAACTTCTATGCAGCGACCAGGGATGACGCGACACGCATCTCTTCGGGGCACGACGCGCCCTGATAGTCCGTATGTGGCCGGAGACGTTTTTGATCACGTTCCTGGGCATCTGGAAGAATCGCCAATTTACCAGCCAATCCCTCCTCAGGATCCATCTTGGGAGCTTTCTGCGTTTGAACCTAAT TATGCCAACGGCCAGGGTATCTCCCCCGCTCGTGCTCTGGGTCCCGCGCCTCCGCAGCCACAACGTTTCTCTCCACGCCACGACGAGTTGATGGTCACCCCTCAGGCGAACAAGATTGCATACTCTGAACACCCTCCGTCATCCGCCATTTCCACTGCTGCGTCTACATCCTCCAGCTTTTCAGTCACTATGAAGCATCAACGACGCGAATTTGACAGtagcgatgatgagcaagaaGGTCGTACGCGTAAACCATTGCCTTCGCGCACGGTCAAGACGcgtcaagaagaaaagcttCCCCCGCcgcctctccctctcccgaCGCGTCCTCCAAAGGCGTCCAGTGCACGGGCGCCCGTCAAGCCTGCAAAGGTTGCCGAAGACCCCGGCGTCGAAGGTGTACCTCCAGGGCCAAGATCACACGAACGGCCTGGTCCATCTTTTGCTTGCATCATCGGTCAAGCCATTTTATCATGCAAGGCTGGTGGCCTTTCGCTCGAGCACATTTACCGATATGTAGAGACAGCTTATCCCTACTTCAAATCTGGCGATAACGCGTGGCGCAACTCGGTCCGACATAACCTATCTATCCACAAGATGTTTGAGACCATTCCGCGAACTGAAAAATTCCCTCCTGGTAAGGGTGGTATTTGGATTATTcacgaggatgaaaagtGCCACTGGCCAGCGCAGGACAAATTTATCAAAAATTTTCCTCCTGGTCACCCTCATCACGACGTGTGTCGCCAGACGTTGCATGAGAggcaaaaggaaaaggacgCTATGGAGAAGGCCgcgagggaagggagggtgTATGTACccaagaagggaaagaagagaagaaagcaaatgttgaaagaagaattggaGGCTGAAGTGGCTAAGCGATTAGTCATGGGAAATTCAGGAGCTGTGACCAGTGAGCaaaaggttgaggaagaaaaggaacaGACACCCGAGCCTGTCGAACAAGAGACTATTAGCGAAGAGCCTGTTGTTACCGAGCCTGAAGCTCGACCAGCTCCCGAGCCTGAGCCTACTGCCGAAACCGAAGGTGCCTCCAAACCCCAAACCAAAAAGAACACACCCATGCCACCTCCCGCTGCCAAGCTTGGAAAGTGGGCCTTGCCTCCGCCTCCTGTAGATcccaaaggaaaaaggaaacaAGCAGAGTCTGAAGATGatcccctcttctccacctccaagCGCGTCCGTATGGCTGAGCCTCTTGCCCCTATCCATCCATTCCCCCAAGAAACTGTACCGGGCAAGGCTGAAAAGTATGACGCCTCATTCGTCACTCctgaaagggaaaggccCATCCCTAATGGTAGCAAACTCTTATCAAGCGCGAGTGATTTCAAGACACCCGCCCTTGTccaatcatcttcatcaccagGATCTCCACCTATGCCTGCCACCGTTACCCGTCCAACCCACCACCCCAGCAGTCTGCAACAGGCATGGACACATGACGACATGTCACAAACCCCTCCTCGCGATTCATCACCTGCTAGACCGATGCTTGATGCGGCATTTGATTTGAAGCCCAAGTCTTTACGTACAAAGCAAGTCGCGCAGGAGGATGAATTCCCACATTCTCACACTCACCTCGCTTCCCCTCCACATCCTCGTGGGCCTCCCAAAACACCTGTTACCCGCTCTTCGGCGGCAGCAGACAAAACTCAGACTCCCCGCTTACATCATCGCAAAACACCAAGCATGTCGACCGTCACCCCTGTCGTCTTCCGAGATAGCCCTGGTCTTCCGCCACCAACGTCGAGTGCTTTACTCTCTACACCCATGTGGGAGATTGGTGGCTGCTTGGATAGGCTGAAGGACCATTTTGCGCCTTCACCCACATCCAGTATTCACCCGATCCGGTCACCTGCCCCGCCAACGAGTCCTACGAGGTATgcgatgatgttgatggaCACTGGCAGTTCTccgagaaaaggaaagagtgCAAGCTAA